A DNA window from Drosophila biarmipes strain raj3 chromosome 2R, RU_DBia_V1.1, whole genome shotgun sequence contains the following coding sequences:
- the LOC108022290 gene encoding kelch-like protein 6, whose translation MEMLTKDNTAPVDGLPMEPQLPELSLKDFRNSNRMPSLLKEIHLPKQKKILETLKNFWQENNSHDFVVRIGEFDFPCQRLILMVYIDLVRQELDKTELRLPENLVRPEIFEPLYAWMSDKEPLVKRPGIVSLLLAADYLKVEELSCQIWHCLDHASGFGEHQAIQVALDALPFRDLYRLHHLMLQRIQYFFLVFVSSVEFLDLPIHSLCVLLSSNEIRINSEAEVFYAAIRWLNHEWPTRQVHAMEVMEKVRVCGMPLELLLTFESPVDDIRVDRIIQLPELRTFIEKGSFDQVAMQFDDGTRFYKQIYEIFDVTLAQPRSFICHYLSPYHKPEPNSPDQVFRYADFLGYLGVLQTLPLDALKLLEKPL comes from the exons ATGGAAATGCTAACCAAAGACAACACAGCCCCTGTAGATGGGCTACCAATGGAACCGCAGTTACCAGAACTCAGCCTGAAAGATTTTCGGAACAGCAATCGGATGCCATCACTTCTGAAGGAAATCCACTTGCCCAAGCAGAAAAAGATCTTGGAAACGCTCAAGAACTTTTGGCAGGAAAACAATAGCCACGATTTTGTGGTTAGGATCGGTGAATTTGATTTCCCCTGCCAACGTCTAATCCTAATGGTCTATATAGACCTCGTGAGGCAGGAACTAGATAAAACTGAGCTGCGATTGCCAGAGAACTTGGTAAGGCCGGAGATCTTTGAACCACTATATGCCTGGATGAGTGATAAGGAACCGCTGGTGAAGCGTCCGGGAATCGTTAGCCTCTTGTTGGCGGCGGATTATCTAAAGGTCGAGGAGTTGTCCTGCCAGATCTGGCACTGTTTGGATCACGCCTCGGGTTTCGGGGAGCATCAGGCCATTCAGGTGGCCCTGGATGCACTGCCCTTCAGAGATCTGTATCGTCTGCATCACCTGATGCTGCAACGGATACAATACTTCTTCCTGGTCTTTGTATCCTCCGTTGAGTTCCTCGACTTGCCCATCCACAGCCTCTGCGTTCTGCTCTCCTCGAACGAGATCCGGATCAACAGTGAGGCGGAGGTTTTCTACGCCGCCATCCGCTGGCTGAATCACGAATGGCCCACCCGTCAGGTTCACGCGATGGAGGTCATGGAAAAGGTGCGAGTCTGCGGGATGCCCCTCGAGCTGCTCCTGACGTTCGAGTCCCCGGTGGACGACATTCGTGTGGACCGCATCATCCAGCTGCCGGAATTGAGGACGTTCATAGAGAAGGGAAG CTTCGACCAAGTGGCCATGCAGTTCGACGACGGAACAAGGTTTTATAAGCAGATTTATGAGATTTTCGACGTGACACTGGCGCAACCCCGGAGCTTCATCTGTCACTATTTGTCACCTTACCACAAGCCGGAGCCAAATTCACCTGACCAGGTGTTCAGGTACGCGGACTTCCTCGGCTACCTGGGCGTCCTGCAGACTCTGCCTTTGGACGCCTTGAAGCTGCTCGAAAAGCCCCTCTGA
- the LOC108022213 gene encoding uncharacterized protein LOC108022213 — MKIYKQKLRDVWLQMEEFRAWLRRDPDDSYRAHCRFCKCCVNTKISDLRAHAATKKHMKHLEYKPHLKPSEDTQLNRSSASGSNATPYKVKQKAQPKAPTVKKEKLSASDQSVDYEQIIENLALYEPEQVMFSTCSLTGGGEQRLEDEVEGEGEVSTISIMDEDMVNKAVANALRTQKDSSQIFGDFVADRLRQLNTDASEFAKDKIMKVILEAASIDRAPTYN; from the exons ATGAAAATCTACAAGCAGAAACTTCGCGACGTATGGCTGCAAATGGAGGAGTTCCGGGCCTGGTTGCGCCGCGACCCCGACGACTCCTACCGGGCGCACTGCCGCTTCTGCAAGTGCTGCGTGAACACCAAAATCAGCGATCTGCGAGCCCATGCGGCCACCAAGAAGCACATGAAGCACCTGGAGTACAAGCCCCACCTG AAACCCTCGGAAGACACCCAGTTGAACAGGTCATCCGCCAGCGGCTCCAATGCCACCCCATACAAAGTGAAACAGAAGGCCCAGCCCAAAGCGCCCACAGTAAAGAAGGAGAAGCTGAGTGCCTCTGATCAGTCCGTCGACTACGAGCAGATCATCGAGAATCTCGCTCTCTACGAACCAGAGCAGGTAATGTTCTCCACTTGCTCCTTGACCGGCGGCGGCGAGCAGCGCCTGGAGGACGAGGTTGAGGGCGAGGGCGAGGTGTCCACCATCAGCATCATGGACGAGGACATGGTCAACAAGGCGGTGGCCAACGCCTTGCGCACCCAGAAGGACAGCTCCCAGATATTTGGGGACTTTGTGGCCGACCGCCTGCGCCAGCTGAACACCGACGCCTCCGAGTTCGCCAAGGACAAGATCATGAAGGTCATCCTGGAGGCAGCGTCTATCGATCGGGCCCCCACCTACAATTAA
- the LOC108022401 gene encoding uncharacterized protein LOC108022401 → MKSLQFSLLLAIYMALFGIFNCEARVWRPPPPPGRDPFNFNPSPFNPSKG, encoded by the coding sequence ATGAAAAGTCTTCAGTTTTCGCTGCTCCTAGCCATATATATGGCactttttggaatttttaacTGCGAGGCTAGAGTTTGGAGGCCACCACCGCCACCAGGACGAGATCCCTTCAATTTTAATCCCTCACCATTCAACCCCAGCAAAGGTTAA